The proteins below are encoded in one region of Reichenbachiella sp. 5M10:
- a CDS encoding TonB-dependent receptor translates to MKDVYKRRKTWVVNGVKTSTLMFLIFCAALLGSYPVLAQEVTVSGKVTADDTGDELPGVTIVQKGTTNGTIADVDGNYNLKVPSDAILVFSYLGYNAQEVSVGGRSTIDVGLTINAEELEEVVIVGYGEMRKADLTSAQTSISSEDISRTVNTTIDQAIAGRSAGVYVTQNTGAPGGGISVNIRGLNSIGGSNEPLYVIDGVQVVVDNSAAGTNPLSSLNPADVASIEILQGPSALAVYGSRGTNGVVMITTKRGKSGEVKISYGYTYSLQTAPENLDVMDMRQYAEMENQYKDIVGGDVREDFLDPSILGSGTDWQGELFRPAAMHKHQISLSGGSDKTTYYLSGERFQQEGVARGSGFERTSMRLNMDTKPRDWFYIGSNVNVSQTDEQISSTQSQLIVNAIQLAPHIPVKNIDGTYGGGNITNSSAEQFAPPNPVGLAEITTNDRMQRRLLGGLNVGFKIVDGLELKSSFNTDIGFSNSEYYLPTYKFGWQENNEAQLDNTQNFSSYWGWNQTLQYVKQLGKHHLDVMATHEAQQSQWKNLFAQRKGFTTNEVLDLNAGDPETASNGGGQGDWAMESYLGRFNYNYDDRYIVTAAFRADGSSNFSKEHKWGYFPSVSAAWRLSEENFFNVGFISDLRFRYEIGLTGNQGGSGPIYATMSQALPTEWGSGFYPANYPNPEYQWEQTQTDNYGVTLGMFSSRIQIDADYYIKNTDNLILQTELPWYMGTEGNAAVTAPTVNIGSLENKGWSVTLNTINIDKGNFKWSTNLNLSSFKTQITGLASGATHITREGQDWFLPNFAQRSVVGKAPWLFFGYEEEGVFESREELENSALPVDNDGNEYTIAENSIWVGDVKYKDQLTVDTDGDGVPDAGDGVIDEKDMTYIGNPWPKLFGGFTNTFSFKGFDLSILITGSFGNEIYNYLRYQNNNPNNINLGRNMFTEAFDYARVATDGNGDPYLENPGTTVARMSSSSVNGNYDRLTDKYIEDGSYVRVKNVTLSYRLPSSLLDRQGVIRGVVLSASAQNIYTYTKYSGYDPEIGSYVGPNADVAGGFVGVDYGRYPLTPVYAFSIGVDF, encoded by the coding sequence ATGAAAGACGTTTACAAAAGACGTAAAACATGGGTGGTCAACGGGGTGAAAACTTCTACACTTATGTTTCTTATTTTCTGTGCTGCCTTGCTGGGGTCCTATCCCGTGCTGGCACAGGAAGTGACCGTATCGGGCAAGGTGACAGCCGATGATACAGGTGATGAATTGCCTGGAGTGACTATCGTACAAAAAGGGACAACCAACGGTACGATTGCAGATGTTGATGGAAACTACAACCTAAAAGTTCCTTCGGATGCTATTTTGGTTTTTTCTTATCTAGGGTACAATGCCCAAGAGGTGTCTGTCGGAGGGAGGTCTACGATTGATGTAGGACTGACCATCAATGCTGAGGAGCTTGAGGAAGTAGTCATCGTCGGGTACGGAGAGATGAGAAAGGCAGATTTGACTTCTGCCCAAACATCCATATCGTCGGAAGATATCTCCCGTACAGTCAATACGACCATCGACCAAGCGATCGCAGGTAGGTCGGCAGGTGTATATGTGACACAAAACACAGGCGCGCCTGGAGGAGGGATTTCGGTCAATATCCGAGGACTCAACTCGATCGGAGGAAGTAACGAGCCGTTGTATGTAATAGATGGTGTGCAAGTTGTCGTTGACAATTCTGCAGCGGGAACCAACCCACTGTCCTCGCTCAACCCGGCGGATGTAGCGAGCATCGAAATCCTACAGGGACCTTCTGCTCTGGCAGTATATGGATCTAGAGGAACCAACGGGGTAGTGATGATTACGACCAAGAGAGGTAAGTCTGGTGAAGTGAAAATATCATATGGCTATACCTACAGTCTCCAGACCGCTCCAGAAAACCTCGACGTGATGGATATGAGACAGTACGCCGAGATGGAAAACCAATACAAGGATATCGTAGGGGGGGACGTCAGAGAGGATTTTCTCGACCCATCGATCCTAGGATCAGGTACAGATTGGCAAGGTGAGCTTTTCAGGCCAGCGGCAATGCACAAGCATCAGATCAGCCTCAGCGGAGGTAGTGACAAGACGACGTACTATCTGTCTGGTGAGAGATTCCAACAAGAAGGGGTCGCTCGTGGCTCGGGATTTGAAAGAACATCCATGCGACTCAATATGGATACGAAACCAAGAGATTGGTTTTATATCGGGTCCAATGTGAACGTGTCGCAGACTGATGAGCAGATTTCATCTACTCAATCTCAGTTGATTGTCAATGCCATCCAATTGGCTCCACATATCCCCGTCAAAAACATCGATGGTACATACGGAGGAGGCAACATCACCAACAGTAGTGCAGAGCAGTTTGCACCGCCCAACCCAGTAGGGTTGGCTGAGATCACGACCAACGACCGCATGCAGAGAAGACTCCTCGGTGGCTTGAACGTAGGGTTCAAAATCGTCGATGGGCTGGAGTTGAAGTCTAGCTTCAATACAGATATTGGATTTTCAAATTCGGAATATTACTTGCCTACCTATAAATTTGGCTGGCAAGAAAACAACGAAGCACAACTCGACAATACGCAAAATTTTAGCTCGTACTGGGGCTGGAACCAAACCCTACAATATGTCAAGCAGCTAGGCAAACATCACCTAGATGTGATGGCAACACACGAAGCACAACAGTCGCAGTGGAAAAATCTCTTTGCTCAGCGAAAGGGATTCACGACCAACGAAGTGTTGGATTTGAATGCGGGGGATCCTGAGACTGCCTCCAATGGGGGAGGTCAAGGAGACTGGGCCATGGAGTCCTACCTCGGACGTTTCAACTACAACTACGACGATCGCTACATTGTGACGGCAGCCTTTCGTGCGGATGGTTCATCCAACTTTTCGAAAGAGCACAAATGGGGGTATTTTCCTTCGGTGTCTGCCGCATGGAGACTTTCTGAAGAGAACTTCTTCAACGTAGGGTTCATCAGTGACTTGCGGTTCAGATACGAAATCGGTCTGACTGGAAACCAAGGGGGGAGTGGTCCGATCTATGCGACCATGTCACAGGCATTGCCTACCGAATGGGGGTCAGGGTTCTATCCTGCCAACTATCCGAACCCAGAATACCAGTGGGAGCAAACACAAACGGATAACTATGGGGTGACCTTAGGGATGTTCAGTAGCCGTATACAAATCGATGCAGATTACTACATCAAAAACACGGACAATTTGATCCTGCAGACGGAGTTGCCATGGTATATGGGGACCGAAGGAAACGCCGCTGTGACGGCTCCTACTGTCAACATCGGTTCGTTGGAAAACAAAGGATGGAGTGTCACACTCAACACGATCAACATCGACAAAGGGAACTTCAAATGGTCGACCAACCTCAACTTGTCATCATTCAAGACGCAAATCACAGGGTTGGCTTCTGGTGCGACACACATCACGAGAGAAGGTCAAGATTGGTTTCTTCCAAATTTTGCACAGCGATCAGTGGTAGGCAAAGCACCATGGTTGTTCTTTGGCTATGAAGAAGAGGGAGTGTTCGAGTCTCGCGAAGAACTCGAAAACAGTGCGCTACCTGTAGACAATGATGGCAATGAGTATACTATTGCTGAAAACAGCATATGGGTAGGTGATGTCAAGTACAAAGATCAACTCACCGTCGATACTGACGGGGACGGTGTGCCAGATGCAGGGGATGGTGTCATTGACGAGAAAGACATGACGTACATCGGAAATCCATGGCCGAAACTCTTTGGAGGGTTTACCAATACCTTCTCTTTCAAAGGGTTTGATTTGAGCATTTTGATCACGGGTAGTTTTGGCAATGAGATCTACAACTACTTACGTTATCAAAACAATAACCCAAACAACATCAACTTGGGTAGAAACATGTTTACAGAGGCATTTGACTATGCAAGAGTAGCCACAGACGGCAATGGGGATCCATATTTGGAAAACCCAGGCACGACGGTAGCTAGGATGTCATCTTCTAGTGTCAACGGCAACTATGACCGCCTCACTGACAAGTACATCGAGGACGGTTCGTACGTCAGAGTGAAGAATGTCACGCTCTCTTACAGATTGCCTTCTTCTCTGTTAGATAGACAAGGTGTAATCCGTGGAGTTGTCTTGAGTGCCAGTGCACAAAACATCTATACCTATACCAAGTACAGCGGATATGATCCAGAGATTGGTTCGTATGTCGGGCCCAATGCAGATGTAGCAGGTGGATTTGTAGGTGTAGACTATGGTCGATACCCATTGACACCAGTGTATGCATTCAGTATCGGTGTTGATTTCTAA
- a CDS encoding sugar-binding domain-containing protein, with amino-acid sequence MRSIIVLLCLLPLLACQREAVETRDYIDLSGQWEFALDTADQGVANKWYLTQWVDSVHLPGTTDSNQKGWLNRDTTTMHLSRLYKYEGAAWYRKKVIIPPTFAQRQLQLYWERSKPSQVWIDSTYLGESILLQSPQRFDATSLLTPGEHYITVRVDNSLTLTPYGHVHIYSDDTQTNWNGILGQMHIASLPTTHITDLQVYPDLTHQSIDVKLKVKKPTTSPSLTIELSITLDGENVPNLPPQKTIHSGDSIVQLSYVLGDQVQLWDEYNQPVYHLTATISSTDETIDIMSVPFGMRSFEAVAKQFQINGKTTFLRGKHEAGVFPLTGHVPMDVDSWIHVYGIAKSYGINHYRFHSYCPPEAAFTAADQAGIYLQVELPFWGGLESNTVAMMLREEGLAMLRSYANHPSFVMFSHGNEIWSGHDRTEGNIAALKAFDSRPLYTFGSNNNIGYMPPTKSSDFFVASRTPSDGDTTMTHTRLTHAFADSRGGGSLNTQKPNTEINFDYPISQTDMPLVSHEIGQYQIYPDYQEIKKYTGVLRAWNLEVFQERLKKAGMLDQDSLFQKATGAWSALCYKAEMEAALRTEQMAGFQLLDLQDFPGQGTALVGILDAFMDDKGVVSREQWLQSCNDVVLLMEFSKYVWTNTETFESQLKIANYSNQTFTGDILWRLVDKKGNVIQEGHFDQQEIPNGRLNTIGSIAIHLSKIETAKQLTLHTSIAGTTYSNQYDLWVYPSIELEDNIEKVFVSKSLNQATLSRLEAGQSVLLFPQSEGLKDKSVAGHFPPDFWNYGMFKGISEWVKKPVSPGTLGLCMDPEHPLFRSFPTDYHTNWQWFSIIKASRSLFLDSTSAHYRPIVQVVDNLERNHKLGLIFEFKVGKGKLLVCMSDLERIIDQPEAAQLYQSMLHYMSSTDFAPKQSVGVDELKALL; translated from the coding sequence ATGAGAAGCATCATTGTACTCCTTTGCCTACTACCACTCCTTGCCTGTCAACGAGAGGCCGTAGAAACGCGTGACTATATTGACCTATCTGGCCAATGGGAATTTGCGCTAGATACCGCCGACCAAGGCGTAGCTAACAAATGGTACCTGACCCAATGGGTAGATTCGGTGCACCTGCCTGGTACTACAGATTCCAATCAAAAGGGCTGGCTCAATCGTGATACGACGACCATGCACCTCAGTCGCTTATACAAATACGAAGGAGCTGCTTGGTATCGCAAAAAGGTCATCATACCTCCTACTTTTGCCCAAAGACAGCTACAGCTCTACTGGGAGCGTAGCAAGCCTTCGCAAGTATGGATAGACTCTACTTACCTCGGTGAGTCCATACTCCTCCAGTCTCCACAGCGATTTGATGCGACAAGTCTGCTAACACCCGGTGAACACTATATCACCGTGCGCGTGGACAATAGCCTGACACTGACGCCATACGGTCACGTACATATCTACTCCGATGACACCCAGACCAACTGGAATGGTATCCTAGGACAGATGCACATCGCCTCCCTCCCTACTACACATATCACAGATCTACAGGTATACCCTGATCTCACCCATCAAAGTATAGATGTGAAGCTAAAGGTTAAAAAACCTACAACCAGCCCATCGTTGACGATCGAGTTGAGTATCACTTTGGATGGTGAAAATGTACCCAATTTACCCCCTCAAAAAACCATTCATTCTGGTGATTCTATAGTACAACTCAGCTACGTGCTTGGTGACCAAGTACAGCTATGGGACGAGTACAACCAACCGGTATATCATCTCACCGCGACGATCTCTTCTACCGACGAAACCATAGATATAATGAGCGTCCCCTTTGGTATGAGGAGCTTCGAAGCAGTCGCTAAGCAATTTCAAATCAACGGTAAGACGACTTTCCTTCGCGGGAAACACGAAGCAGGGGTATTTCCACTGACAGGACATGTACCGATGGATGTCGACAGTTGGATACACGTCTACGGAATCGCCAAATCCTATGGCATCAATCACTATCGATTTCACTCCTACTGCCCCCCAGAAGCGGCTTTTACTGCTGCGGATCAGGCAGGAATTTATTTGCAAGTCGAACTCCCCTTCTGGGGAGGGCTAGAATCTAATACCGTGGCGATGATGCTTCGAGAAGAAGGGTTGGCCATGCTCCGAAGCTATGCCAATCACCCCTCTTTTGTGATGTTCTCCCATGGCAATGAGATATGGAGTGGACACGATCGTACCGAAGGCAACATCGCCGCACTCAAAGCATTTGATTCTAGGCCTTTGTACACCTTTGGGTCTAACAACAACATTGGCTACATGCCTCCCACCAAAAGCTCGGACTTCTTTGTGGCATCACGCACTCCCTCTGATGGAGACACTACAATGACCCACACCCGGTTGACGCACGCCTTTGCAGATTCGCGGGGAGGGGGTAGTCTCAACACCCAAAAACCTAACACCGAGATCAACTTTGATTACCCTATCTCCCAAACAGATATGCCCTTGGTCAGCCACGAAATCGGGCAATACCAGATCTACCCTGACTACCAAGAGATCAAAAAATACACAGGAGTGCTACGCGCTTGGAATCTGGAAGTATTCCAAGAAAGATTGAAAAAGGCAGGTATGCTCGATCAAGACAGTCTCTTCCAAAAAGCTACAGGAGCATGGTCTGCACTCTGCTACAAAGCTGAAATGGAAGCCGCTCTACGCACGGAACAAATGGCCGGTTTTCAACTGTTGGACTTGCAAGACTTTCCGGGGCAAGGAACGGCCTTGGTGGGGATTTTGGACGCATTTATGGATGACAAAGGAGTCGTCAGCCGTGAACAGTGGCTCCAGTCCTGCAACGATGTAGTCCTACTCATGGAGTTTTCCAAATATGTATGGACCAATACAGAAACATTCGAGTCTCAACTAAAAATCGCCAACTACAGCAACCAAACCTTCACTGGAGATATCCTCTGGCGATTGGTGGACAAAAAAGGAAATGTGATCCAAGAAGGCCACTTTGATCAGCAAGAAATACCAAACGGTCGACTAAACACTATCGGTTCTATTGCCATACATCTGTCGAAGATCGAGACAGCAAAACAGCTCACTCTGCATACCTCCATCGCTGGCACGACCTATAGCAATCAATATGATCTCTGGGTGTATCCAAGTATAGAATTAGAGGACAATATAGAGAAGGTATTCGTTTCGAAAAGTCTAAACCAAGCAACCCTATCCCGATTGGAGGCCGGACAGAGCGTTTTACTTTTTCCACAATCGGAAGGCCTCAAAGACAAAAGTGTTGCGGGGCATTTTCCTCCTGATTTTTGGAACTATGGCATGTTCAAAGGGATCAGCGAGTGGGTCAAAAAACCCGTTTCTCCAGGCACACTGGGGTTATGTATGGATCCAGAACATCCACTATTCCGGTCATTCCCCACGGACTACCACACCAACTGGCAGTGGTTTTCGATCATCAAAGCCAGCCGGTCACTTTTCTTGGATAGTACCTCAGCCCACTACAGACCAATCGTCCAAGTAGTAGACAACCTCGAACGAAACCATAAATTGGGTTTAATCTTTGAATTCAAAGTAGGAAAAGGCAAGTTACTGGTATGCATGTCTGATCTTGAAAGAATCATCGACCAACCCGAGGCTGCACAGCTCTATCAGTCCATGCTCCACTACATGAGCTCCACTGATTTTGCTCCCAAACAATCAGTAGGTGTAGATGAGTTAAAAGCCTTGCTATAG
- a CDS encoding DUF5107 domain-containing protein: MNYLKKVNSLYLLLSLLIVGLSCTSSQAQVILRDTTVTWQHHSYALNPDYSMDTWTTDNTDIEEVSFSGAKVIENDLIRLVIVPEYGARVLSHYYKPTQHEYLYQSECGSPYGMNAGNFYYDWLMVWGGIFPTFPEPEHGKTWLVPWDYSVVKNTTDTVTIQMQYTDERSFDGAPGGFNNGTTNVTCVVEVSVYSHSAVWDFDVKLINNEAESVNYEYWTCTTLTPGSEEGKTASPLNSEMIIPSEEYFAAWSPGAWIGNYNSYYAMRDIAYLDDWVDMGIAYAADFKANYWGVINHENEEGIMRISDNQETPGVKLWTWGRNNVDNNMFDFNNGGADNYIELWAGASESFFTDATLTANQEKSWKESYCATVGMTGVDAMDTHAALHLLWDEEAQGLGYELNTFQPDAVYTLVLSLDDPSGFKVEEDVVFEALGQGADYDLATEDIAAGYYVASLELHNQEDEVVLATSREIYVGTVLQVDRPAVGLDQMAIHTMGNLQIIAHMPQSGQYSYQVYNLNGQTVQQAHVVDSQIDIHLAEAGIYLLRIADGHSVVTRKIAVR; this comes from the coding sequence ATGAACTATTTGAAAAAAGTCAATTCATTATACCTCCTATTGTCGTTACTGATTGTCGGTCTATCTTGTACCTCGTCACAAGCCCAAGTCATCTTGCGGGACACTACGGTGACGTGGCAACATCATAGTTATGCCTTGAATCCTGACTATAGTATGGATACTTGGACTACTGACAATACGGATATCGAAGAGGTTTCCTTTTCGGGAGCAAAAGTCATCGAAAATGACCTCATCCGATTGGTTATCGTGCCAGAGTATGGCGCACGAGTCCTGTCTCATTATTATAAGCCTACACAGCACGAGTACCTCTATCAGAGCGAATGTGGTTCTCCTTATGGAATGAATGCAGGCAATTTCTACTACGATTGGCTGATGGTGTGGGGAGGGATTTTCCCGACCTTTCCAGAGCCAGAGCATGGCAAGACCTGGCTCGTGCCGTGGGACTATTCGGTGGTGAAAAATACCACAGATACCGTCACGATCCAAATGCAATACACCGACGAGAGGAGTTTTGACGGTGCACCAGGTGGGTTCAACAACGGTACGACCAATGTCACTTGTGTCGTAGAAGTAAGCGTCTACAGTCATAGTGCGGTGTGGGATTTTGATGTCAAACTCATCAACAACGAGGCGGAAAGTGTGAACTACGAGTATTGGACATGTACCACCCTAACTCCCGGTTCTGAGGAGGGAAAGACCGCTTCGCCGCTCAATTCCGAAATGATCATTCCGTCCGAAGAGTACTTTGCCGCCTGGAGCCCTGGTGCATGGATCGGCAACTATAACAGTTACTATGCCATGAGAGATATTGCTTACCTCGATGATTGGGTGGACATGGGGATCGCTTATGCTGCGGATTTCAAGGCCAACTATTGGGGAGTCATCAATCATGAAAATGAGGAGGGAATCATGCGCATCTCGGACAACCAAGAGACACCAGGTGTGAAGCTCTGGACATGGGGGAGAAACAATGTGGACAACAATATGTTTGATTTCAACAACGGAGGAGCAGACAACTACATTGAACTCTGGGCAGGGGCTTCTGAATCCTTTTTTACGGATGCTACCTTGACAGCCAATCAGGAGAAAAGCTGGAAAGAGAGCTACTGTGCGACAGTAGGCATGACAGGTGTCGATGCGATGGATACCCATGCTGCGCTGCACTTGCTGTGGGATGAAGAGGCACAGGGGTTAGGCTATGAGTTGAATACCTTTCAGCCCGATGCGGTCTATACCTTGGTATTGTCTCTAGACGATCCTTCGGGATTCAAGGTGGAGGAAGATGTCGTTTTTGAGGCTTTGGGGCAAGGAGCTGATTATGATTTAGCCACAGAGGATATTGCAGCAGGGTATTATGTGGCAAGCCTCGAATTGCACAATCAAGAAGATGAAGTAGTATTGGCTACCTCACGTGAGATCTACGTCGGGACAGTGCTGCAGGTCGATCGTCCTGCTGTAGGTCTCGATCAGATGGCAATCCATACGATGGGCAATCTGCAGATCATCGCACATATGCCTCAATCAGGGCAGTATAGTTATCAAGTCTACAACCTCAATGGGCAGACAGTGCAACAGGCACATGTGGTAGATAGTCAGATCGATATCCATCTAGCTGAAGCGGGTATATACCTGTTGCGTATAGCAGACGGTCATTCGGTAGTCACCCGAAAAATAGCGGTACGCTAA
- a CDS encoding RagB/SusD family nutrient uptake outer membrane protein produces MKTNRKYILSLLASCVLWSCSDDFLDRPDLINPDSQNFYQTESDAMQALMACYDGIQAQAYETTWAPVLTVSDVLSDHAFAGGSDANDGFNYQQLNTFKVPAENPQTGTLWKKNYVGVYRANLFLEKIDGIDASEEFKTRTSAEAKFCRAYSYFELLRFFENIPFMTETIKGSDYNMPQADPVEVYNQVALDLYEAANDLPEVIAADETGRLSKWAAKSMLARVFLFYNGVYGKDLVAGGVTLDKAAVLAELEDVIANSGHDLLDDYAMLFRLESEYSIESVFEIGYGDSPGWGDWGYIPGGEGNLAAQLQGPRAGGGGDWNRGWSYAPVSYKVVEAFDPADVRLEATILHESEINTTVDHGFQHTTYFSQKYSSDKEHWGTDGSLELNRKANFRVIRFADVLLMAAELGSPNAQDYLDRVRTRAGVPSIPATADNIYNERSLELALEGLRYFDLLRKGLTYAESELTQVGERGPLYEGEQVNFDVTFDVATRGFLPIPQDALDLSNGNFTQNDGY; encoded by the coding sequence ATGAAAACAAATAGGAAATATATTTTATCGCTGTTGGCTTCATGTGTTTTATGGAGCTGTTCGGATGATTTCTTGGATAGACCAGACCTAATCAATCCAGATTCGCAAAATTTCTATCAAACCGAGTCAGATGCCATGCAAGCGCTGATGGCCTGTTATGATGGGATACAGGCACAGGCTTACGAGACGACATGGGCACCTGTACTTACGGTATCGGACGTCTTGTCAGATCATGCTTTCGCAGGAGGTAGTGATGCCAACGATGGCTTCAACTACCAGCAGCTCAACACCTTCAAGGTACCTGCTGAGAACCCACAAACGGGGACTTTGTGGAAGAAAAACTATGTAGGAGTCTACAGGGCCAATCTTTTTTTGGAGAAAATCGATGGGATAGATGCCAGTGAGGAATTCAAAACGAGAACTTCGGCAGAAGCCAAATTTTGTCGTGCCTATTCTTACTTCGAGTTGTTGAGATTTTTTGAGAACATCCCGTTCATGACAGAGACGATCAAAGGTTCGGACTACAACATGCCGCAAGCAGACCCAGTAGAAGTATACAACCAAGTCGCGCTTGATTTGTACGAGGCAGCCAATGATTTGCCAGAGGTGATTGCTGCAGACGAAACGGGACGATTGAGCAAATGGGCTGCCAAGTCCATGTTGGCACGAGTATTTTTGTTTTACAATGGAGTCTATGGCAAGGATTTGGTCGCTGGAGGTGTGACCTTGGACAAGGCGGCCGTTTTGGCAGAGCTCGAAGACGTCATCGCCAACAGCGGGCACGACTTGCTGGATGATTATGCCATGTTGTTTAGGTTGGAGTCAGAGTACAGCATAGAGTCCGTATTTGAGATTGGATATGGGGATTCTCCTGGATGGGGAGACTGGGGATACATCCCTGGTGGAGAAGGCAACCTGGCAGCACAGCTACAAGGACCCAGAGCTGGAGGAGGAGGTGATTGGAACCGAGGCTGGAGTTATGCCCCCGTTTCGTATAAGGTTGTGGAGGCTTTTGATCCAGCGGATGTTCGGTTGGAAGCTACGATTCTCCACGAATCAGAAATCAATACGACGGTAGACCATGGCTTTCAGCACACGACCTACTTTTCTCAGAAGTACTCATCAGATAAGGAGCACTGGGGAACGGATGGTTCGTTGGAGCTAAATCGCAAGGCGAACTTTAGAGTGATTCGTTTTGCTGATGTCTTGCTCATGGCAGCAGAATTGGGGAGTCCCAATGCACAAGATTATCTCGATAGAGTGAGAACGCGTGCTGGCGTACCGTCGATACCTGCCACCGCTGACAACATCTACAACGAGCGTTCATTGGAGCTGGCCTTGGAGGGATTGAGGTATTTTGATCTGCTCCGAAAAGGATTGACCTACGCAGAGTCCGAATTGACCCAAGTGGGAGAGCGCGGACCATTGTACGAAGGTGAGCAAGTCAACTTCGATGTAACCTTTGATGTTGCAACGAGAGGATTTTTGCCGATCCCGCAAGATGCATTGGATTTATCCAATGGCAACTTCACACAGAACGACGGGTACTAA